AAGTCAGCTAAAACCGTCGACCTAGCCACAATAAAAGACAAATCTCTTAAAATCGGAGGGTAATTGGAAATAGTTTTAAACATTGGCGTGGGCCTTTCGATTACCTTGAGGTTTTCTATATTAATTTCAAATAAACCAGCGCCGGAATTTATCTTTAATGAGTTTTTTAGAGCATCATCTAATTCTCCTGTGACGCCAATCAATTTTTTATCAACAAAAATGCCGATTATATTTTTAAGATATTGATACTGATGATTCTTGCCAACTTGAAAAGAGATTCGTTCCGTACCAAAACCGGCTTTCGACAAAACCGTTTCGATTATTGATTTAATCGAATAAAATAATTTTTTATTCTTTTCGATGATAATGCCCGAGCAATATTTTTCTTCTTTTACCAGCATTTCCTGATCCGGTTGATAGATTTTACCAACCTCAAAAATCCTAAACTGACCAAAAATTGGAATATTCTTTAGGGCATTCTCCAATAAATAAGGAATTAAACTTATTCTTAAATATTTCAATTGCGGACTTAAGGGGTTGGCTAGGGACAAATGATCCTCGATCTTCAGCTTTAGCTGATTAATTAATCTATCTCCGTAAAATGAATAATTATAAGTCTCATCAAAACCACTGGCAACTAGGGTTAATTTAATATTTTGCTCAAGTTTAAAATCGTCATTATAAGAAACCGGCGTAATTTGACCCGTTAGCGGTTGCGGCATCAAATCGTCTAAACCATAAATACGCACAATATCTTCTATTAGGTCTTCCGGCTGCTCCACGTCAGGCCTATACAAAGGAACGCTTACTGATATTTTTTTCTGGCTTATTTTTTTCACCCCAAAACCCAATGACTTTAAAATGCTTATTATTTTAGTTAAATTAATCGGAGCGCCAACTAAATCATGGACTCTTTTTACGTCTAAGGCGATGATTTTTTTGTTTTTTATTAAATTACTAATCTTAACACTCCGTAAATCATAAATCTGGCTGACTATCTTCCCGCCGGCTAATTCTTCTATTAATTCAACGGCTCTGGCGAGTCCTTGCTCGGAAAAAGTTACAGGTAAACCTTTTTCAAAACGCAAAACCGCCTCGGTTCGCAAGCCGGTTCGCCAAGAAGTACGACGAATAGCGGCTGGTTCAAAAAGCGCCGATTCGATTATGACAGTCTTGGTCTTGCTATCAATAGCTGAGTACTGGCCGCCGATAATGCCGGCCAAGGCTATTGGACCGCGGTTATCAGCAATAACCAAGTCGCCTTCCTGGCATTCGTAGGTTTTGGCATCAAGCGCTAAAATACGTTCGCTTTTTTTAGCCAAACGAACAAAAATATTTTTATTTTTTTCTGACGATACCTTGTCTAGCTTATCAAAATCAAAAGCATGAAGCGGCTGACCTCTTTCTAGTAAAACATAATTAGTAATGTCTACGACATTATTGATCGGTTTAATGCCCAAATTTCTCAATCTATTTTGAAGCCAAAGCGGCGAAGGGCCAATCTTAATAGAATCCATAATCACCGCCATATAGCGTGGACAGAGTTTATCGTTGCTAATTTTAATGTTAACTTTTAGTAAACCGCTTTTTGTTTTTGGTAGTTTAAGCGGTATTTCTTTTATTTGCTGTCCTTTGATGGCTGCGATTTCTTTGGCAAAACCTTCAACCGAGAATAAGTCAGGCCGATGAGTTAATGATTTATTTTCCACGTCTAAAATAGTATCGTCAAGCTCTAAAAGTTTAGTAATTGGTTCGCCGACCCTTGATTTTTCGGGCAAAACTAAAATGCCGGTATGATCATCGCCCAAACATAATTCATCTTCGGCGCAAAGCATACCGATCGATTTTACACCCCTAATAACAGCCTCTTTTATCTCCGCACCATTAGGCAATCGCGCACCGGGCAAGGCTAACGGAACTATCTGACCGGACTTGATATTAGGCGCGCCGCAAACAATTTCTAAGCGCTGATCTTGCCTGGTTTTTTTGTCGGGGAAAATAATGGTCGCGATTTTTAATTTATCTGCGTTAGGGTGCGGCTTAACTTCAACAATTTTGACGGCAATAATCCGATCTAAATTTTTATTCAAAGATACCGTGCCCTCAACCTGCGCTACGCGCGTAGTCAAAAGTTTAGCCAAATTTTCTGGCGATTCGTTGAATTTTACTAACTTCTTGAGCCACTGATAAGATAATTTCATGCCAAAATTATTAAAAAATTTAGAGTGGAGCGAATAAATTTTTTGCCTGCCTGCCGGCAACTAAAATTTTGCCTGCCCGCCATAAGCCAGTCGAAATATTTTTGCCGTTTATTATTAGCAAGGTATGTCTAAATTTTATTTGCTATAACATCTGACAGGCGATGGCAGGCGGGTGCATCCCGTGAGTCCGACTATAGTCGGACTTTTACGGGATAACCAAAAATTTATTACTAAAATTTTAGATTCGCCATCTGGCGAAGACAAAGAGAGATAACCCAATCAACAATTATTATTATTATTGTGACTAGAATTAATATTGTTAACTGGTTTTTCTTTTTCGATTAACCTAACCCTCGCTTTAGCCACGTCTGACTTAGAAGGATCGTTAATTGAAGTGACCTGGATTGGGAATTCGTAAAATCTATTTTCTATAGCCTCTTCATTTTTGACGGAAATTTCTAATCTAACTTCTTTGGTTAAACCGCTGGCCAAGTTGCCGCTTTCCCAACCGGTTCCCAAAATTTGTGAAGTAATTTCATTTCCATCTTCTAGAATATTGAAAAATCTAATATTCCAATTTTTATCCGGATAAGCCTGAACTAAGAATTTATCCACGCCTCGCCCGTCGTTTTGAACTTTCAGGTGGAAAACCGCAGTTTGTTCAGCAGCAATTTCTTGTTCTTTGCTTTGACCTAGGCCATCTAAATTATAAATTGTATCTCCCAAGTATCGATCATCTGTTTCGTCGCCATTTTTAATCTGCGCATCCGGTTGATAGGCTAGAATCTCTTGCTTGTAGAAAGCATCTTTCAGCTTCCAAATTAAAGCCACCAAGATGATAAAACCTATTAAGCCTAAAACCCAATATAAAACAATCAGCCACGCCGGCGTCTTTAATCCTAATAAAATATCTATTTTATTACCATCTTTACTTAAAGTAAAAATTGGAGACGCGTATGGATTGAAATTCTCTTGATTAACTTTCAACCGATATGATCCGGCAGGTAGCATGAATTCATCATATACCCCGTTCTCGTCGGTTATGGTTGAAGCCATAAATTGGCAACAGCCCTCGCCACATCGATATAAGTTAACCGTCACATTAGCCATAGGCTCATGATTTTTTTTCTTATAAACATGTCCGTATGGACTGACGAAAAATTGATTTTCCTGAAAAACCTTGCCATTGCCGATGGTTTGCAAATTATAACCACCAGGCTGAATTATCAAATCTTTATTGATTTGGAAAGTCAGCATGCCGTCTTTATTGGCCTGATAATTAAAAGGACTTTTATTGTCGGTGGCATTAATTAAATTAAAATTAATAGTTTGCTCTGGTAAAATAGTTCCAATAATGCTTTTCACCGGACCAGCAATAACAAAGTGGTCAGATTTTAATCCCGGCAAAATAAGTTTTGTATTTTCAACTATTGCTCCATCCCACAGCCCATCACCGTCAGTATCTTTTTCTTTAGGATTAGTCCCTAAAGTACACTCTTCCTTATTAATCACAAAGTCACCATCTAAGTCTAATTGAGCGTCACTTGGATCCTTTGGATTAAGTCCATATTTAACCTCGCAAAGATCAGACATACCATCTTTGTCTAAGTCTGTATCAATATTTACTCTAACCTTAGCTGCATCTATCTTATTAACCGGATCATTGAGAGAATGGGTGGCAATACCAAATTCAGCGAAATCACCGGTCTGGACTGATTCGGGCACGCTAATTTCCATCTTAAATTCTAAGTTTTTATTGGGCTGTAAGCCGAATCGATAACCATTTAACATTTGCAGACTAATGTTGTCCCATTTATCACTATTTTTAACAAAATAACTAACCTGCCAATCCTTGGTTTCACTGCCCGCTTTAAGCACAAACGTATCAGCTTGGCTGCCGACATTAGTCACTCCCAGGTTAACGACCGCCGGATTAAAGGCGGCACTAGAAACTATGATTTTAGATTGGATAACCACTGCGTCTGGTTTTTCATAAACTCCCAATCCGATATAATTTTGCTCGCCTGCTGTCTTAATTTCTAAATCAGGCTGTTGAGCAGTTGTCGGCGTAGTTGAACCGCCTCCACCGCCTTGGTTACCACCGCCAGGCTGACCCGGCTGACCAGGAGTAACACCACCGCCTTGGTTACCACCGCCGGCATTAGCACTATTGAAGCGTATGGTAATGACACCCCTAACTAAATCTTGATTACCGCTGGTAGCTGAACGAGCTCGAACGAAAAAGACGCTTTCCTGGCCGTAAAAAACATTTTCCGTCGGCGTCACATACATAAAAAATTCTTCCTGGCGATTATGCGGCAAAGAAGCCGTGCTCCAACCGCTTCCGGTGATGTTGCCGGTAATATCTCGGCCTGTAACGTCCTTATAAAGTATAGTCCAATAGCTATCAGTTGATGAACCAGTAATCACAAATTTATCTACTGGGTCACCGTCATTTTCTACTCTCAGACGATAACCAACCTGTTTATGCGCATCAATAATCTGATAAATAGTTTGATTAAAAGCAGTGTTGTTATAAATCCCACCGCCAGCATAATTAGCCGTAGTGTCATAGCCGATCATTAAATCAGGCTGATAGTCCGGCGCCTGAGCTTTAACCACCGAAGAATCAAATGTTGGCAATAAAACAAAACTTACTAAAATCAAACCGACTAAAAACATTTTTCTGATCGATGTTTTATTCATAATCCTTTAAATATATAATTTAAATATTTAAAATTGTCTTAAAAACCTTAAATCACCGCCATTAAACCATCTAATGTCATCAACTTTATGACGCATCATCACCAACCGATCTAAACC
This window of the Patescibacteria group bacterium genome carries:
- the pheT gene encoding phenylalanine--tRNA ligase subunit beta, which codes for MKLSYQWLKKLVKFNESPENLAKLLTTRVAQVEGTVSLNKNLDRIIAVKIVEVKPHPNADKLKIATIIFPDKKTRQDQRLEIVCGAPNIKSGQIVPLALPGARLPNGAEIKEAVIRGVKSIGMLCAEDELCLGDDHTGILVLPEKSRVGEPITKLLELDDTILDVENKSLTHRPDLFSVEGFAKEIAAIKGQQIKEIPLKLPKTKSGLLKVNIKISNDKLCPRYMAVIMDSIKIGPSPLWLQNRLRNLGIKPINNVVDITNYVLLERGQPLHAFDFDKLDKVSSEKNKNIFVRLAKKSERILALDAKTYECQEGDLVIADNRGPIALAGIIGGQYSAIDSKTKTVIIESALFEPAAIRRTSWRTGLRTEAVLRFEKGLPVTFSEQGLARAVELIEELAGGKIVSQIYDLRSVKISNLIKNKKIIALDVKRVHDLVGAPINLTKIISILKSLGFGVKKISQKKISVSVPLYRPDVEQPEDLIEDIVRIYGLDDLMPQPLTGQITPVSYNDDFKLEQNIKLTLVASGFDETYNYSFYGDRLINQLKLKIEDHLSLANPLSPQLKYLRISLIPYLLENALKNIPIFGQFRIFEVGKIYQPDQEMLVKEEKYCSGIIIEKNKKLFYSIKSIIETVLSKAGFGTERISFQVGKNHQYQYLKNIIGIFVDKKLIGVTGELDDALKNSLKINSGAGLFEINIENLKVIERPTPMFKTISNYPPILRDLSFIVARSTVLADLLKTIKDFHPLISGVEAFDVFESDKLGADVLNVAFHLTFQSFERTLNSQEIDKVINDLVKLLFDKFNAKLRNF